From Sphingobium sp. B2D3C:
CGGCGTTGAAATCTTCATGAGGACGAGGCCCGAAACAATCAGCGCGGCTGCGGTCAATCGCAGCACTGTAAGCGCCTCCCCAAAAAACGCGATGCCGACAGCGAATGCGCCAAGCGCGCCGATGCCCGTCCAGATCGTATAGGCCGTGCCGAGTGGCAAAACCTTCAGCGACCAGGCCAGGCAGGCAAAGCTGAGCAGCATCGCCGCGATCATGACGAGGGTGGGCCATAGCCGGGTGAAGCCATCCGACTGCTTCATGGCCGTTGCCCAGACGACCTCGAATAACCCCGCGATAAAAAGCGCAATCCACGCCATGACAGCCTCCTGAAAGCGCCGGGCCGTCCCGGTCTTGACGTCAGAGGCGGGAACGTGGTCGCCGCAAGGAAAATTTAGGCGCCACACCACGCCCGATCAAGGGCAGTTACGCCCTGAGGTGATCATGCCCTCAGCCGCCGCCGAGCAGGCGCTGGCGGAGGCGTTCCATGCCGATGGCGTCAATGGCGACTGCGCGATCGGGCGCCTTTAACACCTCGGCCAGATAGCCAAGCGTCTGCGCGGCAAGATCGAACTGCTGCAAGGCGGTCGCCCGGTTCGTGGCGTCCACCGTTTCGACCAGTTGCGTGCCGAGGTCTTCGATCAGATGCCGCAGCACATCCAGTTCCTCGGCGATCCGCCGATCCAGCTCCGCAGTCGGGGCCGAGGCGCGGGGCGCCGTCCCAGCCGCAGCGGGCCGTGATGACGGCAGAGACGCATCGGCGCGGGGCAACCCGGTCTGACTTGCGGCAGCGATCCAATTGCCCTCGCGCCAGCCGGACACCGAAATCGTGCCCTCAAAGCGCACGCCGCAGCGATTCTTGTCCACCCAGATGACCGTGGCGCCCATCTCAAGCTGCAAGCGCCGCAAGATAAGGCCAGCACCGACCGGCGGCAGCGCAGCGCCTTCCAGCAATGCGCCGTGCTCGGAGAGATTGCGGATGCGCACCGGAGCGGCGATCCCCTCCGCCTCGATAGTCGCGGACAGGAGCAGATTCGTGCGGGAAGGCCGAGCGGCCGCTGGGTTGGACTGGTCTGCCGGCATCGGCACAATCGGCTTCCTATCCAAAAAAACGTTCTCTAGATCCGTCGCTCGGCGCGGCGTCCGTCCGGCCTCCCGGACGTCAGCGGGGCTGAGGAAATCTCCCCGCAAATAGCAGGCTCGCTTGCCGGCGCAAATCCCATCCGTCGACTCGCGGCCCATGCCGAGTCCCGAAATGCGTCGAACGTGCCGCGTTGCAATTGATTAGCGCCGGCACCGGCACATGCCTATATCGACGCTATGGCACCACCCAGAAAGCCCATCCGCCCCCAGCCCGCCGGCCTTCCGACGCGCGACCAAGTCCTCGATTTCATCAGCAATGCCGATCAACCGGCAGGCAAGCGCGAGATCGCCAAGGCCTTCGGTCTGCGCGGCAACGAGAAGATCGCGCTCAAGGCCCTGCTGCGCGACATGGCCGATGAAGGCCTGCTCGAAACCGGCAAGGCGCGGGCCTTCAACCTGATGGGCGGCGTCCCCAAGGTCACCGTGCTGCGCGTGGTCGAGTCCGATGGCGGTCAGGTCATCGCCGTGCCGGAGCGCTGGGAAGCCGAGGGCCACCCTATTCCCAAGCTGCGCGTCATCGAGCGCGGCAAGCGCGGCGCGCTGGGCATTGGCGACCGGATCCTGGCGCGCACCGAGCAGGCCGGTCATGGCTGGGTCGCCCATCCGATGAAGAAGCTGGCCGGCGCGACCGAGCAGATGCTCGGCGTGGTGGCCAAGGACGAGCGTGGCAAGCTGATCCTGCGTCCCGTCGATAAACGCATCCGCTATGAGACGCCGATCAGCGACCAGGGCGATGCGCAGCCGGGCGATCTCGTGCTGGCCGAGAAGAGTGGCCGACCGCCGCGCGTCACGGCGCGGGTGACGGACGTGCTTGGCGACCCCTTCCAGCCGCGTAGCTTCAGCCTGATCGCCATTCACAAATATGGCATTCCCGATGTGTTTCCCGAGGAGGCCGAGGCCGAAGCCGCGAAGGTCCACGACCTGCCCCTCCACGCCGATGCGCGCGAGGACCTGCGCGTCCTGCCCATCGTGGCGATCGATCCGGTCGATGCCCGCGATTTCGACGATGCCGTGTGGGCCGCGCCCGACGATGATCCGGCCAATGAAGGCGGCTTCAAGGCCATCGTCGCCATTGCAGACGTCTCTTATTATGTGCGCCCCGGCTCGGCGCTGGATCGCTCGGCGCGCAAGCGCGGCAACAGCGTCTATTTCCCCGACCGTGTCGTGCCGATGCTGCCCCATGCGCTCTCGTCGGACATGTGTTCGCTCAAGGCAGGCGAGGATCGCGCCGTACTGGCCTGCCACCTCGTCATCGGACCGGGCGGTGCGCTCAAATCCTGGCGCTTCACCCGCGCGATCATCCGTGTCGCCGCCAACATTCCCTATGAGATGGCACAGGCCGCGATCGACCGCGTGGAAGGCAAGCCCGAGCGGACCTTTTCCGACACCCGGCTCGATATGGGCCTGATCGATCGCCTCAAGGGCGATGGGCTGATTGACGACGCAATGGTGCCGCTCTGGGCATGCTGGCGCGCGCTGGCCAAGGCGCGCGATGCCCGTGGCCCGCTCGATCTCGACCTGCCCGAGCGCCGGGTCGTGCTCGACGAGGAAGGGCGCATCGTCAGCATCGCCATCCGCGAACGGCTGGATGCGCACCGGCTGATAGAGGACTTCATGGTCACCGCCAATGTCGCCGCCGCCAAGGCGCTGGAAGCCAAGAAGGCGCCGGTCATGTACCGCGTCCATGAGCCGCCCAGCCGGGAGAAGCTGACGACGCTCAAGGAGTATCTTGAAACCTACGGCATCAGCCTGGCGCTCGGGCAGGTGATCACCACCAAGACCTTCAACCGGCTGATCGAGCAGATTCCGGATGATGCCGCCGCGCGGCCGCAAATCATGGAGCAGATCCTGCGCAGCCAGACGCAGGCCTATTACGGCCCGCGCAATCTCGGCCATTTCGGCCTGTCGCTCGGCTCTTATGCGCACTTCACCTCACCGATCCGGCGCTATTCGGACCTTTTGGTGCATCGCTCGCTGGTCGGCGCCTATGGGCTGGAAATGCCAGCCCCGGCAGACAAGTCGCTCCCGCGCGAAACGCGGCTCTCTTCGGAAGACGTGGCCGATCTCGCGCCCATCGGCGAGCGGATCAGCCAATATGAGCGTCGGGCGATGGAAGCGGAACGCGAAACGGTCGACCGCTATGTCGCAGCGTTTCTGGCACAGCATGTCGGCGAGATCATGGCCTGCCGCATCACCGGCGTGCAGAGTTTCGGCTTCTTCGCCACTGTAGTCGAGCTGGGCGGCGATGGCCTCGTGCCCGTCTCGACGCTCGGTGGCGAATATTTCCGCTATGACGAGGTGCAGCAGGCGCTGATCGGCGAGGATAGCGGCGACCGCTATGCCATGGGCGACCGCATCGACCTGCGCATCGCCGAATCCGACCCGGTGAGCGGCGCGCTGCGCTTCGAGATTCCGCACGGCGCCAGCCACATGGCCGAGCGCAAGGACCGCCGCCGTCCGGGCAGTGCGCCCGTCCGCCGCACCGGACGCCCGCCGAACATCCGGCACACCGCGCGCCGCAAGGGGCCGGTCAAACGCCGCTGATTGCCGCGCTCCGACGCAGGACGACCCGCGTGTCAGCCGATTATTCGTGCTGCCGGCCGAAATCAGGCGCCGCGTCGTCCTGCCCTTGCTCGATGATCGAGCGGCGGATCGCCCGCGTCTTGCTGAAATGCTCGAACAGCGCGTCGCCATCGCCCCAGCGAATGGCCCTTTGCAGTTGCGAGAGATCCTCCGAGAAGCGCTGAAGCATCTCCAGCACCGCGTCCTTGTTGGTGAGGAAGACATCGCGCCACATGGTGGGATCGGATGCGGCGATGCGGGTGAAGTCGCGAAAGCCGCCGGCCGAATATTTGATGACTTCGCTGCGCGTCACGCTCTCCAGATCATTGGCCGTGCCCACGATCGTATAAGCGATGAGGTGCGGCAAATGGCTGGTGACGGCCAGCACCAGATCATGATGCGCGGCATCCATGGTCTCGACATTGGCGCCCAGTCGCTGCCACAGCGCCTCGACCCGCGTGACCGCAACCGGATCGGTCCCGGCCGGCGGCGTGAGGATACACCAGCGGTTGCGGAACAGCGTCGCAAACCCTGCCTCAGGGCCGCTATTCTCCGTGCCGGCAACCGGATGTGCCGGCACCAGCGTCACGTCGGGCAGGACCCGGTGGATGTCGGCAATGATGCTCGCTTGGGAGGAGGCCACCTCCGAGAAGATGACATCGGCTGCCAGATCGTCGCGAATGGCCTCGGCAACGGGTGCCATCGCGCCGGGGGGGACGCACAGCACAACCAGATCGGCGTCGATCACCGCCGCCCCGGGCGTGTCCGTCACATCGTCGCATAGGTCGATCCGGCGCGCGGTCTCCCGCACTTCCGGATTGGCATCGTGCCCGACCACCCGCACGGTCGGCGCATAGGCCCGCAGGGCGCGCGCCAGCGACGAGCCGATCAGGCCCAGTCCGATGATGGAAACGCGCGAAAAGGGCAGCATCAGGCGCCGACGATCCGGCGGAGTGCAGCGACGAGCCCCTTCATGTCTTCCGGCGTGCCGATGGTGATGCGCAGGGCGTTGGGCAGATCCTGCCCGGGCAGCCAGCGCACGATATAGCCCGCGTCCATCAGGCCCTTATAGGCCGTCTCGGCGCTCGTCTCGCCCTCGAACAGTACGAGGCTGAAATTGGCCTTGGAGGGTACGGCGCGCAGCCCCTTGTTGCTAAGCGCCCCGATCTCGGTCTCGAACCAGGCGCGCCATTCGCTGTTGTGCGCGCGGCTCTTCTCCACGAAGTCCTGCGCCTCCAGCGCCGCGACCGCCGCGCGGGACGAGGCGATGGGGAAGGAGAAGGGCTGACGAATGCGGTGCATCGCGTCGATCACCTCCGCGCTGGCATAGCCCCAGCCCACCCGGCCGGCAGCAAGGCCGAAGATCTTGGAGAAGGTGCGCGTGACCAGCACATTGGGTGCGGTGCGGGCCAGCTCCAGCCCGCCATCGTCATCCTCGGCGTCGAGATATTCGCTATAGGCCTGATCCAGCACCAGCAGCACATGCGGCGGCAGCCCGGCGTGCAGGCGGGCGATCTCCGCGCGGGGTGTGAACGTGCCGGTCGGGTTGTTCGGATTGGCGAGGAACACCAGTCGGGTGCGGTCCGTGACATGGGCCAGGATGGCATCGACATCCGTCGCATAATCCTTGTCCGCCACCTCGATGGGCACCGCGCCGACGCGTCGCGTCGCGATCGGGTATACGGAGAAGCCATAGCGCATGAAAATGATCTCGTCGCCCGCGCCTGCAAAGGTGCCGGCAGCCATGTGCAGCACTTCGTCCGACCCGGTGCCGTAGATGATCCGGGCCGGATCAAGCCCGTGCCGCTGTGCAATCGCCTCGCGCAGTTCCACCGCAGCGGAGTCGGGATAGCGCTCCAGGCAGTCGGCAGCGGAGCGG
This genomic window contains:
- a CDS encoding DMT family transporter; its protein translation is MAWIALFIAGLFEVVWATAMKQSDGFTRLWPTLVMIAAMLLSFACLAWSLKVLPLGTAYTIWTGIGALGAFAVGIAFFGEALTVLRLTAAALIVSGLVLMKISTPV
- a CDS encoding PilZ domain-containing protein, with the translated sequence MPADQSNPAAARPSRTNLLLSATIEAEGIAAPVRIRNLSEHGALLEGAALPPVGAGLILRRLQLEMGATVIWVDKNRCGVRFEGTISVSGWREGNWIAAASQTGLPRADASLPSSRPAAAGTAPRASAPTAELDRRIAEELDVLRHLIEDLGTQLVETVDATNRATALQQFDLAAQTLGYLAEVLKAPDRAVAIDAIGMERLRQRLLGGG
- a CDS encoding ribonuclease R family protein, producing MAPPRKPIRPQPAGLPTRDQVLDFISNADQPAGKREIAKAFGLRGNEKIALKALLRDMADEGLLETGKARAFNLMGGVPKVTVLRVVESDGGQVIAVPERWEAEGHPIPKLRVIERGKRGALGIGDRILARTEQAGHGWVAHPMKKLAGATEQMLGVVAKDERGKLILRPVDKRIRYETPISDQGDAQPGDLVLAEKSGRPPRVTARVTDVLGDPFQPRSFSLIAIHKYGIPDVFPEEAEAEAAKVHDLPLHADAREDLRVLPIVAIDPVDARDFDDAVWAAPDDDPANEGGFKAIVAIADVSYYVRPGSALDRSARKRGNSVYFPDRVVPMLPHALSSDMCSLKAGEDRAVLACHLVIGPGGALKSWRFTRAIIRVAANIPYEMAQAAIDRVEGKPERTFSDTRLDMGLIDRLKGDGLIDDAMVPLWACWRALAKARDARGPLDLDLPERRVVLDEEGRIVSIAIRERLDAHRLIEDFMVTANVAAAKALEAKKAPVMYRVHEPPSREKLTTLKEYLETYGISLALGQVITTKTFNRLIEQIPDDAAARPQIMEQILRSQTQAYYGPRNLGHFGLSLGSYAHFTSPIRRYSDLLVHRSLVGAYGLEMPAPADKSLPRETRLSSEDVADLAPIGERISQYERRAMEAERETVDRYVAAFLAQHVGEIMACRITGVQSFGFFATVVELGGDGLVPVSTLGGEYFRYDEVQQALIGEDSGDRYAMGDRIDLRIAESDPVSGALRFEIPHGASHMAERKDRRRPGSAPVRRTGRPPNIRHTARRKGPVKRR
- a CDS encoding prephenate/arogenate dehydrogenase family protein, which encodes MLPFSRVSIIGLGLIGSSLARALRAYAPTVRVVGHDANPEVRETARRIDLCDDVTDTPGAAVIDADLVVLCVPPGAMAPVAEAIRDDLAADVIFSEVASSQASIIADIHRVLPDVTLVPAHPVAGTENSGPEAGFATLFRNRWCILTPPAGTDPVAVTRVEALWQRLGANVETMDAAHHDLVLAVTSHLPHLIAYTIVGTANDLESVTRSEVIKYSAGGFRDFTRIAASDPTMWRDVFLTNKDAVLEMLQRFSEDLSQLQRAIRWGDGDALFEHFSKTRAIRRSIIEQGQDDAAPDFGRQHE
- the hisC gene encoding histidinol-phosphate transaminase gives rise to the protein MTDDLQKPAAPVAKDWIMAIAPYVPGKSKADDGREVVKLSSNENPFGTAEPVRAAFRSAADCLERYPDSAAVELREAIAQRHGLDPARIIYGTGSDEVLHMAAGTFAGAGDEIIFMRYGFSVYPIATRRVGAVPIEVADKDYATDVDAILAHVTDRTRLVFLANPNNPTGTFTPRAEIARLHAGLPPHVLLVLDQAYSEYLDAEDDDGGLELARTAPNVLVTRTFSKIFGLAAGRVGWGYASAEVIDAMHRIRQPFSFPIASSRAAVAALEAQDFVEKSRAHNSEWRAWFETEIGALSNKGLRAVPSKANFSLVLFEGETSAETAYKGLMDAGYIVRWLPGQDLPNALRITIGTPEDMKGLVAALRRIVGA